The stretch of DNA ACTATCAACGGTTTCATTTTGAGAAATTTCAAGCTCTTTTGTAAGTATAATTTCACCTTCATCATAAACTTCATTTACATAATGAATTGTAACTCCAGATTTTTTTTCACCATTTTTTATAACAGCTTCATGTACAAATCTTCCGTACATTCCAACTCCGCCATAAATAGATGGCAATAAGGCAGGATGAGTATTTATTATTTTATTAGAAAATGCATTTAAAAGTTTTGATTCAATTTTTTTCATAAAACCCGATAAAAATATATAATCACAACCAAATTCAGTTAATAATCTTGCAATTTTATCATCTATATCTTGTCCTGGATATCTTTTTTCATTTATAATGAAGTAAGGAATATTATAAGATTCTGCTCTTTCTAAAACACCTGCATTTGTATTATTTGTAATTACAACTACAATTTTTGCATTTAGTTTTTTATCAAGTATTGCTTTTTGTATAGTTTCAAATCCACTTCCGTTATAAGAAGCTAATATTCCAATTTTTTTTATCATTATTTATCCTAAATTTTAAGGGGTTGGATTATATCTATTTTAAAATTAGTTTACAATCTTTGAGCATGGGTTAAAGCAATCGCAATAGCATCTGTAATATCTAGTGGTTTAATCTCTTTTTTAACCCCTAAAAGTCGTTTAACCATAAAAGCAACTTGCTCTTTTGTAGCTTTTCCATTTCCTGTTACTGCTTGTTTTACTTGAAGTGGAGTATATTCTGCAAAATTACCAAATTTTTGTAAAATTTTTAATGAAATAGCTCCTCGAAATTGAGCAAGTTTTATAACTGTTTTTGGATTAAAAGCATAAAACATATCTTCAATTGAAACTTGATCTATTTCATGTTTGTCAAATATCAAATCAAAACCCTCTGTCATCTCAACAATTTGTTCTTGAAGGATTTTTGTTTTTATTTTTATAAGCCCCGCTTCAATTAATTTTACACTATTTCCATTCTTTTCAACAATGGCATATCCACAGTTTCGAGTACCCGGGTCAATTCCTAATATTTTCAACTTTTCACTCTTTCTGTTTAATTTCTATTCACATAGTTCTATAGCCCGTATAATGGTATCTTTTAAATAAAATTTTACTTAAAGGAAAAACTTT from Arcobacter suis CECT 7833 encodes:
- the purN gene encoding phosphoribosylglycinamide formyltransferase, whose product is MKKIGILASYNGSGFETIQKAILDKKLNAKIVVVITNNTNAGVLERAESYNIPYFIINEKRYPGQDIDDKIARLLTEFGCDYIFLSGFMKKIESKLLNAFSNKIINTHPALLPSIYGGVGMYGRFVHEAVIKNGEKKSGVTIHYVNEVYDEGEIILTKELEISQNETVDSLENRIKELESIAIIEAFEKLLA
- the ruvC gene encoding crossover junction endodeoxyribonuclease RuvC is translated as MKILGIDPGTRNCGYAIVEKNGNSVKLIEAGLIKIKTKILQEQIVEMTEGFDLIFDKHEIDQVSIEDMFYAFNPKTVIKLAQFRGAISLKILQKFGNFAEYTPLQVKQAVTGNGKATKEQVAFMVKRLLGVKKEIKPLDITDAIAIALTHAQRL